A part of Melittangium boletus DSM 14713 genomic DNA contains:
- a CDS encoding Ig domain-containing protein, translating to MSRWLPGAALLLAVGACVFAPDFSRYPACDDQGGCPSGFTCLAPEGLCLPDCGALGPCPLEEPPAPDSDGPGADAGADAGTDAGAEPPPDGGQDGGEEVPPLLLGAERPPDGVTEEGFSFTFQVQGGTPPYHFTTADVLPAGLTLDGARGILSGTPSGDGDFSFTLEVRDEAAPEPRRVSQALSVRIHPVLRVAGPLILADVPSGRAYTERIPALGGRPPYTFELSAGNALPTGLALYEDGSVRGTSNASGAASSFEVRVTDSARPPRSATRNLQITPSTCAPATLCIRTRSLPDARQGEAYSYALQANTNTLAPSWKLEKGPLPPGLQLSPEGVLSGAPTQAGSFQFTVCITEWLGTVFGTRSLSLTLKVH from the coding sequence ATGAGCCGCTGGCTTCCGGGAGCAGCGCTGCTGCTGGCCGTGGGCGCGTGTGTCTTCGCGCCGGACTTCTCGCGCTACCCCGCCTGTGATGACCAGGGCGGGTGCCCCTCGGGCTTCACCTGCCTCGCTCCGGAAGGCCTCTGCCTGCCGGACTGTGGCGCGCTCGGGCCCTGTCCCCTCGAGGAGCCCCCGGCGCCGGACAGCGACGGTCCCGGGGCCGACGCCGGCGCCGATGCCGGAACGGACGCGGGCGCCGAACCCCCGCCGGATGGAGGCCAGGACGGGGGGGAGGAGGTTCCTCCGCTCCTGCTCGGAGCCGAGCGGCCTCCGGACGGAGTGACGGAGGAGGGCTTCTCCTTCACCTTCCAGGTCCAGGGAGGCACGCCGCCCTACCACTTCACCACCGCCGACGTGCTACCCGCGGGCCTCACCCTCGACGGAGCGAGGGGCATCCTCTCCGGCACGCCCTCGGGCGACGGCGACTTCTCCTTCACCCTCGAGGTGAGGGATGAGGCCGCCCCGGAGCCGCGGCGCGTGAGCCAGGCCCTCTCCGTGCGCATCCACCCGGTGCTGCGGGTGGCCGGGCCGCTCATCCTCGCGGACGTCCCGAGCGGCCGGGCCTACACGGAGCGGATTCCCGCCCTCGGAGGCAGGCCGCCCTACACCTTCGAGCTCTCGGCGGGCAACGCCCTCCCCACGGGCCTCGCCCTGTACGAGGACGGCTCGGTCCGGGGCACGTCGAACGCGTCGGGGGCCGCGTCCTCCTTCGAGGTCCGGGTGACGGACTCCGCGCGGCCTCCGCGAAGCGCCACCCGGAACCTGCAAATCACCCCCAGCACCTGCGCGCCGGCCACCCTGTGCATCCGCACCCGCTCCCTCCCCGACGCACGCCAGGGCGAGGCCTACAGCTACGCGCTCCAGGCCAACACCAATACGCTCGCTCCCTCCTGGAAGCTGGAAAAGGGGCCACTGCCCCCGGGCCTCCAACTCTCCCCGGAGGGCGTCCTGTCCGGCGCGCCCACCCAGGCGGGCAGCTTCCAGTTCACCGTCTGCATCACGGAGTGGCTGGGGACGGTGTTCGGCACCCGGAGCCTGTCGCTGACCCTCAAGGTCCACTGA
- a CDS encoding imm11 family protein: MRTRRFMSGEPTRFNGLLRVPVHHPGTPLDFTRVDPGAIPVVTEKVARVLAELAPGDVQLFPVEVQSRPEAYFLVNVARLVKCIDDEASTEVLYWKPEDGRPEKVGQYRDVYGMRIDPSQVADAKVFRPSGWRVALIVASDVKEALERTGATGLDFREVTGPGRQSVEPQPLARSHMDWLRQADAAREAAWRTLGELEEAAIVPIVSVGPEWPGQRRAWRVIHRAMRRLLLVTDGLSDPFPGHEAPSVGFGLELAIETDEPVQDVQGSWALGVLQRVANEVAEHERVRTAALTGQLTMEVSGKEMPRSLVTQEGRVGVLLGLASNTLPRHFATPAGEVRLVTVKTLLPSELAYRVQHGKQGREELVRRFVENGEEHLSRARRRAVV; this comes from the coding sequence GTGCGCACGCGGCGGTTCATGAGCGGGGAGCCCACTCGCTTTAACGGTCTCCTTCGAGTTCCTGTCCACCACCCCGGCACTCCGCTCGATTTCACACGGGTCGACCCAGGAGCCATTCCCGTGGTCACCGAAAAGGTGGCCCGTGTCCTGGCCGAGCTGGCTCCGGGTGACGTCCAACTCTTCCCCGTGGAAGTGCAGTCGCGGCCGGAGGCCTATTTCCTGGTCAACGTCGCGCGCCTCGTGAAGTGCATTGACGACGAGGCGTCCACGGAAGTGCTGTACTGGAAACCGGAGGATGGGCGGCCCGAAAAGGTCGGGCAGTACCGGGATGTATACGGGATGCGCATCGACCCCTCCCAGGTCGCCGATGCCAAGGTTTTCCGTCCCTCGGGGTGGAGAGTGGCTCTCATCGTCGCCAGCGACGTGAAGGAGGCCCTTGAGCGCACCGGTGCCACGGGGCTCGACTTCCGAGAGGTCACGGGCCCCGGACGCCAGAGCGTCGAGCCGCAACCACTGGCGCGTTCACACATGGACTGGCTGCGGCAGGCGGATGCCGCACGCGAAGCCGCCTGGCGCACCCTCGGCGAACTGGAGGAAGCAGCCATTGTGCCGATTGTCTCCGTGGGTCCTGAGTGGCCGGGCCAACGGCGGGCTTGGCGCGTCATCCACCGTGCGATGCGACGGCTCCTGCTGGTGACGGATGGCCTCTCCGATCCCTTCCCTGGACACGAGGCGCCGTCCGTGGGCTTCGGCTTGGAACTCGCCATCGAAACCGACGAGCCTGTCCAGGATGTTCAGGGGAGTTGGGCCCTCGGGGTCCTCCAGCGCGTGGCGAACGAAGTCGCGGAACATGAGCGAGTGCGCACCGCCGCTCTGACGGGCCAGCTGACCATGGAGGTGTCGGGAAAGGAAATGCCCAGGTCCCTCGTCACCCAAGAGGGTCGGGTGGGCGTGCTGCTCGGACTGGCATCGAACACCCTTCCCCGGCACTTCGCGACTCCGGCGGGTGAGGTGCGGCTTGTCACCGTCAAGACGCTGCTGCCCTCCGAGCTGGCCTACCGCGTACAGCACGGGAAGCAAGGCCGGGAGGAACTGGTGCGGCGCTTCGTGGAGAATGGTGAGGAGCACCTGTCTCGAGCCAGACGGCGTGCGGTGGTGTAG